CACTCTGCCCGAACAACAGCCGCTCGCGAGGGTCCCGGACGCAGTCCAGCGCACTCAGCTCGTCCACGAGCGCCATCCGCAAGCGCGCCCTCTCCCCAACGCCCAACCGCACCGCCACGTTCCCCACCCCCGACCATCCCCCAGAAGTCGGCACGAGCACCCTCGCTGATCCGCGAAATTATCACGGGGCCTTCTTTGCCACCAGAAGAACTGATCAATCCCCTGGGAACGTCCCACATGAAATCCGGCGCTTGGCCGGCACCCTGACGACCCGCAGAAGTGCGCGGTCCGGGTTCGGCCGTCCCGGACCGGCGGGGGATCCAAAGCGAGCCGAGGGGGCGGGTCAGGCGGACCGCCACCGTCCAGGGGCGCTGATACTCCAGGAGGCCCAGGCGCACAGGTCCGTGCCGCGCCTCGAGCGCCGCGGCCGCCGCTGGGGAGTTGCGAGTCCGGTGGCCTGGTACGAACGCCGGCTCGACCACATGCGGGACGGCAGGGACAACCGCGCCCTGGTCTGAACTCCCCGCCGGTCTTCGCGAGCGCCCCCTGGGCCCCCGGGGGCCGGCCCTCTCGTACGGGCGCCGGGCAGGGACCCGGGGTGGCGGCCCCGACCGGCAGAAGTAGGCCGGACCTACTTCTGCCGGTGGAAGCGCATGGTCCGGCCCGCGTCCGCCGTGTTGGCTCGACGTGGACGGACGGCCGCGGCCGGCCCGCCGGGCATGACCGTGCCCCGGGCGGCCCACACCGCCGTCCGGCAACCGGCGCCGCACGCCCGCTCCGGTTCCGACGACCGTCTTGACCCAGGGGAACGACATGTTTGCAAGAGGCTTCCGCGTGCTGCGAAGGCTGTCCCTACCCGTCCTCGCGCTGGTCTTCCTGGCCGCGATGCTGCCCACCCCGACGACGGCGGTGGCGGCGTCCGGGAGCAAGTACGGAGACGCCCGCCTTGACCAGTGGTCCTCGCTGACCACGCACAACTCCTACGCGGACTCGGGGGCTTTGCCGCCGCGGAACCAGTCGCGCAGCATCTCCAAGCAGCTCGACGACGGCGTGCGCGGGCTGATGATCGACACCTATGACATCGCCTACGACGCGGAGGGCAATCACGACGTGATGATGTGCCACTCCACGTTCAAGTGCTTCGGAACCTTCAGCGGCGGACTCATCACGGTGGTGGAATTCCTCAAGGCCCACCCGGAGGAAGTGGTCACCATCTTCCTGGAGAACTACGCCAGCCGCGCGACGCTCACGGAGGCGGTCTCCAGCGTGCTGGAGGGTGAGAACGCCAAGGACCTGCTGTTCTCGCCCAATCAGTACGACATCGACAAGCGGAACTGGCCGCGGCTGCGCGACATGGTCTCCGACAACCGCCGCCTGGTGGTCCTCCAGGACAAGTGGGGAGAGGACGTCCCGGTCAAGTCCGGTGACGGGAGCAAGGAATACGGGCGCCTGATGTACACCTGGGCACGCACGGTGGAGACGCTCTACGACTACGACGGCCGGCCGAGCGGCTGCGCCTCGCGCAACAGCAACCCGGTGGGGCAGAACCCCATGCCCGGCACGGCCCTGACGCCGCTGTTCACGATGAACCAGTTCGACTCGAGCGTGTTGAACCCGGAGGCCAAGGCGCCGGGCGACAACGGCTCGGCCCTGAAGAACCGCATCGACAAGGACTGCCGTCCCGCCGCGGGCCGTTACCCGAACTACGTCGCGGTGAACTTCTACGAGAAGAGCGACTCCGGCAGCACCACCCCGATGTCCGTGGTCAACGAACTCAACCGCAACGCCCACGTCTTCCCGCCGCACCCGGCGCTGTGGACCGTCACCCCGAACAAGCAGTTCATCGGGCAGACCTACGAGACCACAGCCCCGAACCGCTGCATGGTGCGGGGCGAGGACTTCCCCGACGGCTCGGGCGGCGTGATGACGCAGCGGGCCTGCGCGAGCCCGGCGCCGAGCAGTCAGCAGTGGACGGTCCCGCTGCCGCCCTACGACAGCCAGAACTACTACTGGATCAAGGCGGGCAACGGCTACTGCCTCACCGTCCCGTGGAACCTGGGCGTTCCGCCCGGCAACGGCATGCAGCTGTTCTGGTGGCCGTGCGAGAGCCGGTGGGCCTCGGACAACCAGCTCTGGGAGGTCATGCCGGCAGAGCAATACGGTGGGCGACGCGCCACCTACTTCATCAACCGGTGGACCGGCAAGTGCCTGACCCTGGACCCCGCGACGACCGGCGGCAAGGCCGGCAAGGTCACCCAGGACGTCTGCCCGACCCGCTGACGGAACCCGACACCAGCCCGGCCGACCAATCGGCCGGGCTCTCGTCATGCTTTCCGCATGGGGGAGATCGCCTCACTCGTGTGTGGCGTAAGGCCGACCCGGCAGTCACCGGGCCGGCCTTACGCCTCGTCAGGTGCCCGGGCAACGCCGAGGGAGCCGTGGCGGGGAGTGCGTGTCAGGGGAGCCGGAGGGCGAACCTGTCGAAGATGTCCCCCACTTCGATCCACCCGACCTGATTGCAGACCTGACTCGTGCCGACGCCAGAACAGCCGAATCCCGCGACGACCATGCCGTTCAGCTCCCGCGAGTCCGCGTTGTTGATGGTGATCACGGGACCGCCGCTGTCGCCGGGCCGGGCGACCGTGCTGCTGTTGTTCGGGGTGCTGGCGCTTCCCCCAGACGTAGGCGCCGTTGTTGACCCAGGTCGCGTTGCCGGCGTACGCGGTGCGGATGTTGCAGACCACCTTGGAGGTGTAGCCCAGCTGGCAGGTGTAGTCACCGACCGCCGCGTTGCGCACGCCGTTGAGGTAGCGCGTGTACCCCTGCGCGTCGACGCCGTCCCACGTGTAGCGGCTCGTCGGCGTCTCGATGAACGCCGAGTCGAGGTCGTCCAGCTTGGCTCCGACCGTGCCGACGCGGTTGCCGCCGGCGGTGTAGACGGTCTCGCCGAGCCCATAGCAGTGGCCCGCGGTGACGAGCCACTGGCGGCTGTCCACGGTGCTGGTGGCCGGGACGCCGCTGGTGCAGTGGGCGAAAGAGCCGTTCGCGGGCCCGAGTGCGGCCCCCGCGTAGAACGGCGCCGAGTCGTTCCAGCGGCTCAGCGGCACCGCGGGGGGTGACTGACGGAGGCTGATGGGGGTGGTCCGGGCTGCCGCGAGTCTCCAGCCCAGCCTGCCGGTGTCGAGCTCGAAACCGCCTGATGCCTCGGTGGGGAAGAGCGCGCGCAGTTCATCGACCGTCAGTGCCATGGAAACCCTCGCATGTGGACACATCGTCACCGGCTGGTGAAGGCGGCCTTATGGCAACAGAGAGTGACATTTGATCCTTCGGTGATGAGGAGAGCTGATATCGAGCCGTCAAGGCCTAAAGCCACCAAGACGGAGCGATGGCGAAATTGCCCTGCGAGAGGGACACCTCAGCTCCTGCAGGCCACCGGTTGACTACGCACCGGAGCCGCCCGCCGCAGTACGCACCGTGGCTGCAACGAGAGCAGCACCTCATGCGCGCGCCCCACCGAACCGCCTCCTGCTCCCCGGACGACCTGGCCGAACAACGCTGCGGCATTCGATGTGCCCCGGCCGAACCGCTGCGCAAAGCGGCCCGCGGCCGTCAGCAGGGGCGGGAGGGGCCCGACCGTCTCGCGTGGCGGTGCGTTCGTGGTTCGGACACTGTGGATGTACAGGCGTCGGAAGGTGAACGCGACGGACAGGCAGGATGGGGGTGCCTGCCTGCGCTGCGAACGGGGTCGGGACGGCGATCACCCAGAACCCGTCCTGATACCGGTACGACGCCGGCGCCGGGCCCGGGTGGTGTGGACATCGGCCACGTCTCGGCATGTGCCCGACCGGCCCCGCGCGGGGGCCGTCCGGCCCATGCGCGCCGGCCTCCACGAGGTCAGGCTGGCGGTGACCGATACCCGACCAGAGAGGAAGGGAGGGCGACGTCATGAAGGCACTCGTCTTCCACGGCCCGGGACAGACCTCCTGGCAGGACGTTCCGGATCCGGGCATCAAGGACGCCGCCGACGCGGTGGTCCGCGTCGACGCGGTCACCATCTGCGGTACCGACCTGCACATCATCAAGGGCGACGTGCCCGAGGTGACCCCGGGCCGCATCCTGGGCCACGAGGCGGTCGGCACCGTCGTCGAGATCGGCGGCGACGTCCGCAGCGTCCGGCCGGGCGACCGGGTGCTGATCTCCTGCATCTCGTCCTGTGGCCGCTGCCGGTTCTGCCGGGAAGGCCACTACGGCCAGTGCCGCGGAGGCGGCGGCTGGGTGTTGGGCCACACCATCGACGGCACGCAGGCCGAGTACGTCCGCGTGCCCTTCGCGGACCTGTCCGTGCACCCGCTGCCCAGCGCCGTCGACAGCCACGACGCCGTACTGCTCGCCGACATCTTCCCCACCTCCTACGAGGTGGGCGTCCTGAACGGCAAGGTCCGGCCCGGCGACACGGTCGTCGTGGTCGGCGCCGGCCCCATCGGCCTGGCCGCCATCGCCACCGCGCAGCTCTACAGCCCCGGCCGGATCATCGCCGTCGACCTCGCCGAGTCCCGGCTGGCAGCGGGCCGCGCCCTGGGTGCGGACGCAACAGCGCGCGCGGACGAGGAGCCCGAGAGGCTCGTCGAGGACCTCACGGACGGGCTCGGCGCCGACGTCGTCATGGAGGCGGTCGGCGTGCCGGAAGCCTTCGAGATGTGCACGCGGATGGTTCGCCCCGGCGGGCACGTCGCCAACATCGGCGTCCACGGCAAGCCGGCGACCCTCCACCTCGAGGACCTGTGGATCAAGGACGTCACCCTCACCACCGGGCTCGTCGACACCTACTCGACGCCGATGCTCCTGAAGATGATGGCCGCAGGCCGGCTCCCCGCCGCCTCGCTGGTCACCCACCGCTTCGAGCTCGGGCAGATGGAGGAGGCGTATGACGTCTTCTCCCGCGCGGCCGAGACCGGAGCCCTCAAGGTGGCGCTGGGCGGCCCTCAGCACAACACCGTGAGCACACAGACCTCGGGGAAGTGAACATCATGCCCAGAACGTCACCGAAGCCCGCTCAGGAAGTCGGACACACGGACCTCGGGCGGCGGATCGCCGCCCGGCGCATGGAACTCGGGCTCACCCGTGAACAGGTGGGCGACCGCTGTGGGACGGACGCCTCGTACATCGCCTACCTGGAAGAGCGGGCCGCCAACCCCAGCGCCGGTTCGCTCGTACGCCTCGCCGACTCGCTCGGGACGACCGTTGCCGAACTGACCGGCGCCACCACCGATCAACCGCCCGGCCGCGGTACCGCCTGGCTGGACTCCGAACTCGTCCCGCTCAGCGAGGCGGAGTGTGGTCGGCTGCTGTCGACGCACGGCATCGGCCGGGTTGCGATCTTTACCGCGGAAGGCCCCGGAATCTTCCCGGTCAACTACGTCGTCGCCGGGAACGACATCGCCTTCCGGACCTCCGGTGACGCGCTACTCGCCCGTGCCGCCGGCACCGAGGTGGCATTCGAGGTCGACCACATCGACGACGCGATGAAGCAAGGCTGGAGCGTGATGGCCGTCGGCGAAGTCGTCGGCGTCACCGACGGCGAAGCCCTTCAACGGCTGGACGCCATCGCGCGCTCCCTGCCCTGGGCGGGCGGACAGCGTACGCACTGGATGTCGGTCACTCCCGTCCGGATCACCGGCCGCCGCGTGGGGCGCAAGTGACGTCGATCCGGGCCGTCGTCTTCGACACCGACGGGGTCCTGCTCGATTCCACGGTGCTCCACGCGACCGCTTGGAAGGCCGCCTTCGACGGCTGCCTCGACGCGTGGGCATCCGATGGCACGACGCAGCGACCCTTCGATGCCGATCGCGAATACCGGGAGCTGGTCGACGGGAAGGCCCGCTACGACGGGGCCCGTGCCTTCCTGAGCGCCCGGGGGATCGATCTGCCACCGGGTGAGCGCGCGGACACGTCGGGCTGCCGCACGGTCTGGGCCGTGGCCGCGCGCAAGGAACAGATCTTCACCGAGAACCTCAGCTCCCGGGCCGTCGACGCGTTCGCCGATGTCCGCCCGGCCCTCAACGAGCTGAAGGCCCGAGGCGCGCGGTGTGCAGCGGTGTCCGCGTCCCGGCACGCCCGCGCACTGCTGGAGTCCGCCGCCCTGGCGGATCTCTTCGACGCGCTGGTGGACGGAAAGGACGCGGCGCGGCTCGGCCTGGCCGGCAAGCCCGATCCCGCGCTCTTCCTCGAAGCGGCCGGGCGTCTGGGCACCGCCCCCGCGGACACGGCGGTCGTGGAGGACGCGATCGCCGGGGTCGAGGCAGGGAGCCGGGGCGGCTTCGGCCTGGTCGTCGGCATCGACCGGTCACCCGATGCGCACACGGCCGACTCCCTGCGCGCAGGAGGGGCGGACCTCGTGCTGTCCGACCTCGGCGCACTGCCCGCCGTACTCCGCGGGCACGCACCATGACGACCTCGTGGGCCTGGGAGTTCGGCAGGTACGACCCCAAAACGGAACGGGTCGTCGAAAGCCTGTGCACCCTCGGCAACGGGCGGTTCGCCACGCGGGGATCGGCGCCCGAGACCGTGGCCGACGCGGTCCACTCCCCGGGGACCTACCTCGCAGGCTGCTACAACCGTCTCGTCTCGACCGTGGGAGGCGCACAGGTCACCAACGAGGACATGGTCCGGCTCCCCGACTGGACGGCGTTGCGTTACCGCTGTCTGCCGGAGGGCGGACCGCCGGGCGACTGGCTGACACCCGACGACTCCACCTTGCGCCACGGCAGGGTCTCCCTCGACCTGCGCGGTGGCACTCTGACGCGCCGCATGCTCTTCCAGGACTCGCACGGCCGTCGGCTGGGTGTCACGCACACGCGGCTCGTTCACATGGGCGACCCGTACCTGGCCGCGCAGCGCACCGTCTTCCACGCCTACGGCTGGCGCGGCGCCCTCATGGTCGAATCGGTCCTCGACGGAGCCATCGCGAATACCGGTGTCGAGCGCTACCGCGACCTCGCCGGCCGCCATCTCGCCGACCACCACGTCGGTGTCGAGCCGGAAGACGTCGCATGGCTGGGCTGTACGACGACCTCGTCCCGGATCCGGATCGGACTCGCCGTACGCGTCTCCTCGCGCCCCCTCGGCCCCGTGGCGGTGTCCTGCACCGGCACGTCCGCAGTCCAGACGCTCAGGCTGCCGATCTCCCGGGGAAGACCCGTCGTGGTGGTGAAGACCGCCGCCCTGCGGACGTCGCTCGACCGGCCCACAGCAGAGCCCCTGCAAGGGGCCGTCGACCATGCGTCGCGAGCACCGCGTTTTCCCGTACTGCTCACCACGCATCAGGCTGCTTGGGAACGACTCTGGGCCGATGGGGAGTTGGAAGTTCCCGGAGAGACGGGGCGCATCCTGCGCCTGCACGCCTTCCATCTCCTCCAGACGCTCTCCCCGTTCACCACCGAGCTCGACGTGGGCGTGCCGGCCCGGGGACTGCACGGAGAGGCCTACCGGGGGCACGTCTTCTGGGACGAGCTCTTCGTCCTGCCCTACGTCACCCTGCACTTCCCGGACGTTGCCCGCTCCCTGCTCACGTACCGGTACCGCCGCCTGCCCCCGGCGCGCGACGCCGCGCGCCGGGCGGGTTTCTCGGGCGCCATGTTCCCCTGGCAGAGCGGAAGTTCCGGCCAAGAGGAGACGCAGACGCTGCATCTGAACCCCCGCTCCGGCAGATGGCTGCCCGACCACTCGCAGCTGCAGCGGCACGTCGGATCGGCCATCGCATGGAACGTCTGGCGCTACGGCCAGACCACCGGCGACACCGGGTTCACGCACGGGCCCGGCGCCGAACTCCTGCTGCACATCGCCCACTACTGGGCCAGCGCCGCCGCGTACGACCCCGAAGAACGGCGCTACCGGATCCGTGGCGTCCTGGGCCCCGACGAATACCACGACGCCTACCCGGACGCCGCCACGCCAGGGATCGACGACAACGCCTACACCAACGTCACCGCAGCCTGGGTACTCGCCCGCGCCCTCGACCTGTTCGGCGAACTGCCGCCCGCCCGCCGCAGTGAACTGATCACGGTGCTGGGCCTCGGCATCGATGACCTCGACCGGTGGCAGGAGGTCTCACGCCGACTGTACGTGCCGTTCCACGACGGAGTCATCAGCCAGTTCGAAGGCTACGGGGACCTGGCCGAACTCGACTGGGACGCCTACCGCGCCCGCTACCACGGCATCCGCCGCCTCGACCGCATCCTCGAAGCCGAGGGGGACACGGTCAACCGTTACCAGGCATCCAAACAGGCCGACACCCTCATGCTCGGCTATCTCTTCCGACCTGCCGAGCTGTACGAGATCTTCGCCCGGCTCGGCTACCCCCTCGATGCCGACATCTGGCGTGCGACCGTCTCCTACTACCTCGCCCGGACCAGCCACGGCTCGACGCTCAGCAGTCTCGTACACGGCTGGGTCCTCGCCCGGCAGAAGGGCGAGGACGCCTGGTCGCTCTGCCAGGAGGCCCTGCTGAGCGATGTCACCGACATCCAGGGCGGCACGACGGGCGAGGGCATCCACCTGGGTGCCATGGGCGGCACCCTCGACCTCGTCGAGCGCGTCGTCGCCGGGCTGGAGGCCTGTGCGGACGGACTCCGTGTGGACCCCGTTCCGCTCGGTGACGTACCGCGCTCGACCTTCACTTTCTGCTACCGGGGGCACCGGGGTATCCGTGTCCGATTCCTGCCGGGCCGGTTCGGGATCTCCGTGCCCGCTTCGCGGTGCGACCCCGTACACCTCGTGCTGCCGGGCGGCCGAAGGGCGAGCGTGGCCCCGGGGCAGCAGTGCTGGTTCCGCCTGCCGCCGAGCCAGGGCCCGCAGCCACGCCCGACGAGAGTGGCCCCACCGGCGAAGTGAAGCAGCACGCGGATGCGTAGGGCCGAATGGCTCCCGCACGACCCCATGAGACCCATGCGAAGGCTCCCTCTCCCACGGGAGCGTGGAGGCAGCGGAGGTGCAGTGCCTCCCGCGCGGAGCACACTGAGAGCACAGAGAAGAAGGACCACTCGGAGTTCCGCCGCGGATCCCTCCGGCCGAAGCGGACAGCCACCAGTGGGAACGGAGAGTCGTCATGACGCAGAAGAGCGTGCTCGTGGCCCACTGCAGCAAGCGCGGCGCGCCGGCCGACACCGCCGCTGCGCACTGAGCGAATCGGCACCGTTGCAGCGCGGAGGTGCGGCATGTTCCACCGAAGCTCGTCCGGACCAGGACACAGGGGTTCGCAGGACGGCCCCACGAGCAGGCGGCGCAGGCATGATGCGGAGGCCAACCCGCTCCGGCGGGCGACGGACCGTACGCGCAGTCGCTGGCTCCTCGTCTTCGTGCTGTCGTGCGTCCTCGCCGTGGCCTGTGGGGTCGAGGTGGGACTCACCGCCATGGACAACGGGCTCCGCGCGGCCGCGGAGCAGGCACGACACCGACACCTGGTGAAGGCGACCACCGTCGGCGAAACCACGCGGCACATCCCGACCCGGGCCAACGCCGCAACCACAACAGCTCCTGCGCAGTGGCAGTTTCCCCCCGCCTCCCGCCACACGTCTGCCCTCCCCGTCCCGGCCGGGACGCCCGTGGGGCACACGGTTGCGCTGTGGGTCGACGATACCGGCGAGGCAGCCTCGGCTCCCCGGGGCCGGACCGAGCTGGCTTCGGACGCCGTCGCCGCCGGGGCAGCCGGCGCGGGCCTGATCACGCTCGCGGCCGCGGGCGTCGTCTTCCTGCGGCTCCGCCGCGTCGAAGCGCGCAACCTCGCCCAGTGGGAGCGCGACTGGGAACGCGTGGAACCGGGCTGGTCCGGGCGACTGCGCCCGGGGCGGGAGGCCGACGATGACTGAGGCTCCCACGCGCCCGAAGGCCGCCGGGTTCGGCGCAACCGACTCCATACCCCTCACCGACTCCGGGAGACCCGCCATGTCTCACACCACTGAATGGAAGGTCCGGCTCTTCCTGTTCGAAGAGGACCGCACCACCAAGGCCCGACTGGAACTCGACACCGGTACCACCAAGGTCACCGGACACGGCACTGCTCGGTGCAACCCGCAGGACAGCGACGTTCCGGAGATCGGTGACGAACTGGCCGCGGCCCGGGCCATGGAGGACTTGGCCCTGCAAATGAAGCGCGCCGCGTACGGTGACATCGGTGCCGTCGGCGCGGGGACGCGCTCGCAGGACTCTCTCAGACCGTATGCAGGGTGGTTGAACGCCGCCACCTCGTAGCAGCCACGGACACGACAGGGTCCGCGCCGCTCCGGAACGGTGGGCGGCGCGGACCCTGTCGCCGCGGTCAGATGACGGCGAGAACCTCGTCGACCGGTCTGCGGGGAGTTGCCGGCCCCTGGGGGCCGTAGCCCAGCCGGATGACCATCTGGACGTGCCCCGTCGGCGCGACGGGATCGCGAACCGTCCATCGGAGTTCGGGCCATTCCAGCGGCTGTGAAGTCATGGAGCTGACGAGGCCGTCAGCGGTGGCCTGAAGGAGGACCCGTTCCAGAGCCTGCCCCGCGCGGAGCCAGTCCGTGGGGGTGTCCTCGGACGTGCCGAGCAGCGCGATGTGCGGATGCTTCTCGAAAACGGCCCAGCCGCGGCCGGTCACGGGCCGTGACCGGCCGAAGTCACGGACCGGGGCGGACCTGCCGGAGGGGCGGGGGCCGAACGCGGAGACGGGAATGCCGTCGCTCCGCTCCTGCTCGTCGCCTTCCTCTGATTGCGTCCACGCCGACGTTTCGCCCTGGACCGCCTCGTCCATCTCCTCGCGGTGCTCGGAGTCGCGGACCAGGCCAAGTACGGTCTCGGTGTGCCAGGCATCGGGCACGACCAGACGGCAGCCCTCCAGCAGGGCGGCTGCGCGCAGAGCGTCCAGCAGGGGAGTCTGGATCTCCTCCTCGGTGAACGGGAACCGGCTGGAGTGCCGGCTCCGTACGGCAGGACGGAGCGCGGCCAGATCGCGGTCGGCGTCAGCCGCCGCCTGGAGCCGGATCGTGGCCAGGAACCAAGGGTCGAGCGGGTCGGGAAGCACGTCGACAACGGCCTCGTAGCCTGCTGACGCCGCCGACACGCGCAGGTTGAACAACGCTGCGCCGCAGCCCAGATGGAGCGCGCGGTGGTCGGGGTCGGCCCGCGGCATCGCCCGCTCGGGATCGCCGTGCAGCTCGAGCACCGCCGTGTCCGGCCTGATGACGAACTTCCAGGGCTGGGCGTTGTGCATCGAAGGCGCCGCGACGGCGTCTTCGATGAGGGGGATGACGCTTTCGGGGTCCAAGCGCGGTGCGGACACGGGACGGTTCCTGTCTGTGCTTTCGGTCTCAATCGTGGGCGACGGCGACCGGCGAGGTTGCCGGCGTGGCGGAATCCTCGGGTGCGGGGGCCGGCAGTCCGCCGACCCGCCGCGTGGTGATGCCCGGCGACGGGTGGTCGAGGCGGACCGCCTCGGACGTCTTGCGCAGGATCCCCTCGGCCCAGCGGGCGGCGGCGGTGCTCTCGGGCCTCCCGTCCAGACCCACGGTGATGCGGTGCGTCATGATGTCCGGCTCCTTCGGAACGCGTATCCGGCTCTCCTTACAGGCTCGACCCGACGGTGCCGGACCTCAAGTGGCCGAGTGGACCCTTGAGGGTCCGGTCGGCCCCAGGCCGACGTCCGGCGAGCCGATGTGAGCACCGAGCGACCAGCGCCGGACCCGGCGACCGACGACGATCAAGCCTTCTCGTTGATCCGGGGCGGGATCGGGATCAGGCTCATCAGCTCGCCTGCTTCTCGGTGTCTCACGGTCTACTCCTACCGACCGGGGCGCGGTGCCGCTCAGGGTCACGACACCGTCCGTGATGTCGACGGTCAGGGCGGACGGGCTCAGCCGCAGGGTCCGGGTGAGGACGTCCTCGAGGATCTCCTCCTGGATGGCGCGGTCGCGGCGGAGGAAGAGCCGGAGCAAGTCGCACCGGCTGAGTATGCCGACGACC
The Streptomyces sp. NBC_01296 DNA segment above includes these coding regions:
- a CDS encoding HAD family hydrolase — its product is MTSIRAVVFDTDGVLLDSTVLHATAWKAAFDGCLDAWASDGTTQRPFDADREYRELVDGKARYDGARAFLSARGIDLPPGERADTSGCRTVWAVAARKEQIFTENLSSRAVDAFADVRPALNELKARGARCAAVSASRHARALLESAALADLFDALVDGKDAARLGLAGKPDPALFLEAAGRLGTAPADTAVVEDAIAGVEAGSRGGFGLVVGIDRSPDAHTADSLRAGGADLVLSDLGALPAVLRGHAP
- a CDS encoding zinc-dependent alcohol dehydrogenase family protein, coding for MKALVFHGPGQTSWQDVPDPGIKDAADAVVRVDAVTICGTDLHIIKGDVPEVTPGRILGHEAVGTVVEIGGDVRSVRPGDRVLISCISSCGRCRFCREGHYGQCRGGGGWVLGHTIDGTQAEYVRVPFADLSVHPLPSAVDSHDAVLLADIFPTSYEVGVLNGKVRPGDTVVVVGAGPIGLAAIATAQLYSPGRIIAVDLAESRLAAGRALGADATARADEEPERLVEDLTDGLGADVVMEAVGVPEAFEMCTRMVRPGGHVANIGVHGKPATLHLEDLWIKDVTLTTGLVDTYSTPMLLKMMAAGRLPAASLVTHRFELGQMEEAYDVFSRAAETGALKVALGGPQHNTVSTQTSGK
- a CDS encoding Rv1733c family protein, whose amino-acid sequence is MFHRSSSGPGHRGSQDGPTSRRRRHDAEANPLRRATDRTRSRWLLVFVLSCVLAVACGVEVGLTAMDNGLRAAAEQARHRHLVKATTVGETTRHIPTRANAATTTAPAQWQFPPASRHTSALPVPAGTPVGHTVALWVDDTGEAASAPRGRTELASDAVAAGAAGAGLITLAAAGVVFLRLRRVEARNLAQWERDWERVEPGWSGRLRPGREADDD
- a CDS encoding helix-turn-helix domain-containing protein; the protein is MPRTSPKPAQEVGHTDLGRRIAARRMELGLTREQVGDRCGTDASYIAYLEERAANPSAGSLVRLADSLGTTVAELTGATTDQPPGRGTAWLDSELVPLSEAECGRLLSTHGIGRVAIFTAEGPGIFPVNYVVAGNDIAFRTSGDALLARAAGTEVAFEVDHIDDAMKQGWSVMAVGEVVGVTDGEALQRLDAIARSLPWAGGQRTHWMSVTPVRITGRRVGRK
- a CDS encoding Acg family FMN-binding oxidoreductase, which gives rise to MSAPRLDPESVIPLIEDAVAAPSMHNAQPWKFVIRPDTAVLELHGDPERAMPRADPDHRALHLGCGAALFNLRVSAASAGYEAVVDVLPDPLDPWFLATIRLQAAADADRDLAALRPAVRSRHSSRFPFTEEEIQTPLLDALRAAALLEGCRLVVPDAWHTETVLGLVRDSEHREEMDEAVQGETSAWTQSEEGDEQERSDGIPVSAFGPRPSGRSAPVRDFGRSRPVTGRGWAVFEKHPHIALLGTSEDTPTDWLRAGQALERVLLQATADGLVSSMTSQPLEWPELRWTVRDPVAPTGHVQMVIRLGYGPQGPATPRRPVDEVLAVI
- a CDS encoding DUF1876 domain-containing protein gives rise to the protein MSHTTEWKVRLFLFEEDRTTKARLELDTGTTKVTGHGTARCNPQDSDVPEIGDELAAARAMEDLALQMKRAAYGDIGAVGAGTRSQDSLRPYAGWLNAATS
- a CDS encoding glycoside hydrolase family 65 protein; the encoded protein is MTTSWAWEFGRYDPKTERVVESLCTLGNGRFATRGSAPETVADAVHSPGTYLAGCYNRLVSTVGGAQVTNEDMVRLPDWTALRYRCLPEGGPPGDWLTPDDSTLRHGRVSLDLRGGTLTRRMLFQDSHGRRLGVTHTRLVHMGDPYLAAQRTVFHAYGWRGALMVESVLDGAIANTGVERYRDLAGRHLADHHVGVEPEDVAWLGCTTTSSRIRIGLAVRVSSRPLGPVAVSCTGTSAVQTLRLPISRGRPVVVVKTAALRTSLDRPTAEPLQGAVDHASRAPRFPVLLTTHQAAWERLWADGELEVPGETGRILRLHAFHLLQTLSPFTTELDVGVPARGLHGEAYRGHVFWDELFVLPYVTLHFPDVARSLLTYRYRRLPPARDAARRAGFSGAMFPWQSGSSGQEETQTLHLNPRSGRWLPDHSQLQRHVGSAIAWNVWRYGQTTGDTGFTHGPGAELLLHIAHYWASAAAYDPEERRYRIRGVLGPDEYHDAYPDAATPGIDDNAYTNVTAAWVLARALDLFGELPPARRSELITVLGLGIDDLDRWQEVSRRLYVPFHDGVISQFEGYGDLAELDWDAYRARYHGIRRLDRILEAEGDTVNRYQASKQADTLMLGYLFRPAELYEIFARLGYPLDADIWRATVSYYLARTSHGSTLSSLVHGWVLARQKGEDAWSLCQEALLSDVTDIQGGTTGEGIHLGAMGGTLDLVERVVAGLEACADGLRVDPVPLGDVPRSTFTFCYRGHRGIRVRFLPGRFGISVPASRCDPVHLVLPGGRRASVAPGQQCWFRLPPSQGPQPRPTRVAPPAK
- a CDS encoding CBS domain-containing protein, with amino-acid sequence MQPLRTVDDFMTHAVISVDTGAQFKEILETLRQWRIGSLPVLSRLMRKHQIKRLPVVDGENRVVGILSRCDLLRLFLRRDRAIQEEILEDVLTRTLRLSPSALTVDITDGVVTLSGTAPRSVGVDRETPRSRRADEPDPDPAPDQREGLIVVGRRVRRWSLGAHIGSPDVGLGPTGPSRVHSAT